Proteins encoded within one genomic window of Citrobacter amalonaticus Y19:
- a CDS encoding ThiF family adenylyltransferase: MNYSEIQTHLTECGYKVSVFPYGSAGNDSFTVELEINNFLVTLLHIAVPELTQMPSFLLGDPSALPRLAHTTIHADKRYASICVNVPDAVSVNYERPELAFEESLTRHIALLTNALSDSEWNNSELIREFEAGWLNIVAQNTAPFLCLTESKKMEELCVLKPRKNIVRGLGSYYVGYAAECVPDNIFSPINQLITDREATKGRGFVIPLSIATPAPKQREDLADWYLSLLADLPVAVRTKLTQQFSQQRSHEFWLIFNSPTPSGMTWFGIYFSLKSSVKGRKHLPFKGSHLVEWELTPLEVSTFNQDRLMPRSGAEQCLLRKKVLLVGCGSVGGEIADKLAASGIGHITLCDPDYLSLNNLYRHILPPAYALSRKSLALWHSLTSKYPWIAIEHYTDRLLELRHRAFLSQFDIIIIAIGSPTHERLFHDYLLKEKIGTPVINTWVEGYGIGGHAVLDIPAQKGCLRCAYVDPSDFSRGLASNLNFLAPNQDLTKNHAGCGDAFLPYTYIASTQTALITADLAVKYLLGKVHDSSKISWKGSPVDASENGFKLSDRYQAFNRSLEILPLYNTECDICNE, encoded by the coding sequence ATGAATTATTCAGAAATTCAAACACATTTAACAGAATGCGGATACAAAGTATCCGTCTTCCCTTACGGCTCTGCGGGAAATGATTCTTTCACCGTCGAACTTGAGATTAATAATTTTTTAGTTACTTTGCTTCATATTGCCGTCCCTGAATTAACCCAAATGCCCAGCTTTCTTTTAGGAGACCCATCGGCATTGCCTAGGCTCGCGCATACTACAATTCATGCAGATAAACGCTACGCGAGTATCTGTGTAAATGTTCCTGATGCTGTATCCGTAAACTATGAACGCCCAGAACTGGCATTTGAGGAGTCACTCACAAGGCACATCGCATTGCTGACTAATGCTTTATCAGATAGCGAATGGAATAATTCTGAGCTAATTAGAGAGTTTGAAGCTGGTTGGCTAAATATAGTTGCCCAAAACACTGCTCCATTTCTCTGCTTGACTGAAAGCAAAAAGATGGAAGAATTATGTGTTTTAAAGCCACGTAAAAATATTGTCAGAGGACTGGGATCATACTATGTGGGATATGCAGCTGAATGTGTACCAGACAACATTTTTTCACCGATTAATCAGCTCATAACAGATCGAGAAGCAACTAAGGGACGAGGATTTGTTATACCCCTTAGTATCGCGACACCTGCACCTAAGCAGAGAGAAGACCTTGCCGATTGGTATCTTTCCCTATTAGCTGATTTACCGGTGGCAGTTCGAACCAAATTGACGCAACAATTCTCTCAGCAACGCTCCCATGAATTTTGGCTCATTTTTAATTCCCCTACCCCATCAGGAATGACATGGTTTGGTATTTATTTTTCACTAAAAAGCTCTGTAAAAGGCAGGAAACACCTACCCTTTAAAGGATCTCATTTAGTGGAGTGGGAGCTAACGCCCTTAGAAGTATCAACTTTTAACCAAGATAGACTTATGCCAAGGAGTGGTGCCGAGCAATGTCTTCTTCGTAAAAAGGTGTTGCTTGTAGGATGCGGCTCAGTTGGTGGTGAAATTGCAGACAAACTTGCAGCCTCTGGTATCGGTCATATTACGTTATGTGACCCTGATTATCTTTCGCTGAATAATCTTTATCGGCATATTCTTCCTCCTGCATATGCTTTATCTCGAAAATCACTCGCGCTTTGGCACAGCCTGACAAGTAAATACCCCTGGATTGCGATCGAACATTATACTGACAGATTACTTGAGTTAAGGCATAGGGCATTTCTGTCGCAATTTGATATTATCATCATAGCGATAGGCTCACCTACCCATGAACGATTATTTCATGACTACTTGCTTAAGGAAAAAATTGGTACTCCAGTTATTAATACTTGGGTTGAAGGATATGGTATTGGTGGGCATGCAGTTCTGGATATTCCCGCCCAAAAAGGCTGTTTGCGGTGTGCATATGTTGACCCTTCCGACTTCTCTCGAGGACTCGCATCAAACCTGAACTTCCTGGCACCCAATCAGGATTTGACAAAAAATCATGCTGGATGCGGAGATGCTTTTTTGCCATACACTTACATCGCATCAACTCAGACAGCCCTTATTACTGCAGATCTTGCTGTTAAATATCTTCTTGGTAAAGTCCATGATTCATCAAAAATTAGTTGGAAAGGAAGTCCAGTTGATGCGAGCGAGAATGGATTTAAGCTAAGCGATAGATATCAAGCATTTAACCGCTCATTAGAAATATTACCCCTGTACAATACTGAATGTGATATTTGCAATGAATAA
- a CDS encoding DUF3742 family protein, translating to MKQQNIGYRLGFRTRQFVRWLSVQEIRLQQRGVPYWITKLPLYLCIAAAVGLLLAGALFAALCLALMIFMAWYLNTAANGRSEGPKGDEPSDGYNATGPEGPGFYYSGRRIDD from the coding sequence ATGAAACAGCAGAATATTGGATATCGTCTTGGTTTCCGGACCCGTCAGTTTGTACGCTGGCTCAGCGTACAGGAAATCCGACTGCAGCAGCGTGGCGTACCGTACTGGATAACAAAACTTCCTCTGTATCTTTGCATTGCCGCTGCGGTGGGATTGCTGCTTGCTGGCGCACTGTTTGCCGCGTTATGCCTGGCACTGATGATATTTATGGCTTGGTACCTGAATACTGCGGCTAATGGAAGAAGCGAAGGCCCAAAGGGAGACGAACCTTCGGATGGTTATAATGCAACAGGACCCGAAGGCCCTGGATTTTATTACAGCGGTAGGAGAATCGACGACTAA
- a CDS encoding SAVED domain-containing protein — protein MNTIDKEFFNQTHFPPFDTIINVNEYIRLLDEKVKWDEVIYFTDDNNKNSLIALQFESNVVSAMRFNFPLDELILIIQRLCQGKKPLKLAILQGISLESAHVANLRSIQQVLQLCQFQTIKITTNEIRRFLKSTGGTKAKGRGENFSKLTKDEVWKDSHGRCMFTGCGLRLNMDELTGAHGNFSYLAHNVASSERGERGVAVLSEKLSNDPSNVLLLCDKHHRLIDKIAGCDYPASRLSEMRSRHCHTSELLLDGLSYEPVDVYVLLWPVNAQVISAPGSKEIAASLSSMRLRALGASNIIETCGESFFLQHGSDREQIISLIENSAQQIRNQTRNKNFKAALFAFGPMPALVGLGALLGNKGQFFPMLRYRDGGCWMWPKPEPVGNFYSVEGLESLIVHDEIVVCINFTAIVPKLVSKAQELKSLKGCCIVSYTSTVDFMGNGAIPHPEDGIAFCARLQQDLHNFKNQYGVNRVHLLICASNAASVFVGQACDLHHPDILVYDFSEEGMEPALLIQNNSVITKVSHPGV, from the coding sequence ATGAATACTATTGATAAAGAATTTTTCAACCAAACTCACTTTCCTCCTTTTGATACGATAATCAATGTTAATGAATATATTAGACTTCTTGATGAGAAAGTAAAATGGGATGAAGTTATTTACTTCACTGATGACAATAATAAAAATTCACTTATCGCTCTCCAATTTGAATCGAATGTAGTGTCTGCAATGCGTTTTAATTTCCCTTTGGATGAACTAATTTTAATAATTCAACGTTTATGCCAAGGAAAGAAGCCTCTTAAGTTGGCTATTCTTCAGGGAATATCATTAGAAAGTGCACATGTAGCCAATTTGAGATCAATTCAGCAAGTTCTTCAACTATGCCAATTTCAGACAATAAAAATTACTACAAATGAGATCAGGAGATTCCTGAAATCCACGGGTGGAACTAAAGCAAAGGGACGCGGCGAAAATTTTAGCAAACTAACGAAGGATGAAGTATGGAAAGATAGTCACGGTCGATGTATGTTTACCGGTTGTGGACTGCGTCTGAATATGGATGAATTAACCGGTGCGCATGGAAACTTTAGTTATCTAGCACATAATGTTGCGTCATCAGAAAGGGGGGAGCGTGGGGTAGCTGTTCTATCAGAAAAATTATCCAATGATCCCAGCAACGTACTTTTACTCTGTGACAAGCACCATCGATTGATTGATAAAATTGCTGGATGCGATTATCCTGCTTCTCGCCTTTCCGAAATGCGCTCAAGACATTGCCACACATCTGAGCTGTTGTTAGATGGCTTAAGCTATGAACCAGTAGATGTCTATGTCCTACTTTGGCCTGTCAATGCCCAGGTTATTTCTGCTCCTGGTTCAAAAGAAATAGCAGCCTCGCTATCATCAATGCGGCTTAGAGCTTTAGGTGCTTCTAATATTATTGAAACTTGCGGAGAAAGTTTTTTCCTTCAACATGGCTCTGACAGGGAACAGATAATTTCTCTGATTGAGAATTCAGCTCAGCAGATTCGAAATCAGACACGTAATAAAAATTTTAAAGCTGCATTATTTGCGTTTGGCCCTATGCCTGCTCTTGTTGGGCTCGGTGCCCTTTTAGGGAATAAAGGACAATTTTTCCCAATGCTCCGCTACAGAGATGGCGGATGCTGGATGTGGCCTAAACCTGAACCTGTTGGAAATTTTTACTCTGTTGAGGGCTTGGAATCACTTATTGTTCATGATGAAATTGTTGTTTGTATAAATTTTACTGCCATAGTTCCCAAACTTGTAAGCAAAGCACAAGAGCTAAAATCCTTAAAGGGTTGCTGTATTGTCAGCTACACTTCAACAGTAGATTTCATGGGAAATGGCGCAATACCTCATCCAGAAGATGGCATAGCATTCTGTGCACGATTACAACAAGATTTGCATAATTTTAAAAACCAATATGGGGTAAATCGAGTCCATCTTCTGATTTGTGCATCCAACGCAGCCTCAGTTTTTGTCGGTCAGGCATGTGATTTACATCATCCAGATATTCTTGTTTATGATTTTTCTGAGGAAGGGATGGAACCAGCATTGTTGATTCAGAACAATTCAGTAATAACAAAAGTGTCACATCCCGGTGTTTGA
- a CDS encoding nucleotidyltransferase — MSLQNKFMNFHDAIKLGRQDLEYTTARLKDDSITADIKKRFKEDGYPVVEDFIQGSLATSTGIREKGQDFDIDRAIVIEADLAPENPITPKLAVLEVLEDRGFKNAKIKKPCVTADYKADDLHVDIPIYRKYENGQYELAVGKKHSDENNREWSRSAPHELIDWVNSYDKNGVYGSKKHDQYRRIVRYLKRWRNVTFSEDVRRKIYSIGIAVMVKECLASSINDEGFPNDLSALRSTINNILNYSNYFTLVDVDKYKVKVALPVSPFRDIFHSSSTATGTQLRNKFSSLSKTLGKVADEEDESKQCELLRSVFGDDFPKCASSSSASSVAKKTVYASAGAVGTSQGA; from the coding sequence ATGAGTCTTCAAAACAAATTCATGAATTTTCATGATGCTATCAAGTTAGGCAGACAGGATCTAGAGTACACAACGGCACGTCTGAAGGACGACAGCATCACAGCGGATATCAAAAAACGCTTCAAAGAAGATGGCTATCCAGTCGTTGAGGATTTCATTCAGGGCTCATTGGCGACCAGCACAGGTATCCGGGAAAAAGGTCAAGATTTTGATATTGATCGTGCTATCGTCATTGAAGCCGATTTAGCGCCAGAAAATCCCATTACACCTAAGTTGGCTGTTTTGGAAGTGCTTGAGGATCGGGGCTTTAAAAACGCTAAGATAAAAAAGCCTTGTGTCACAGCTGATTACAAAGCCGATGACCTTCATGTTGACATCCCCATTTATCGTAAATACGAAAACGGACAGTACGAGCTTGCGGTTGGTAAAAAACATTCTGATGAGAACAATCGAGAGTGGTCCCGGTCTGCACCCCACGAACTGATCGATTGGGTAAATAGTTACGATAAAAATGGGGTATATGGTTCCAAAAAACATGACCAATACCGCCGCATTGTCCGGTATCTTAAGCGCTGGAGAAACGTCACATTTAGCGAGGATGTTCGGCGCAAAATCTATTCAATAGGTATTGCTGTTATGGTCAAAGAGTGCTTAGCCTCTTCAATCAATGATGAAGGCTTCCCGAATGATCTTTCTGCTCTACGTTCGACCATAAATAACATTCTGAATTATAGCAACTATTTTACTTTGGTTGATGTGGATAAATACAAGGTTAAAGTTGCTCTGCCGGTCAGCCCTTTCAGAGACATTTTTCATAGTAGTAGCACTGCTACGGGCACGCAACTCCGTAACAAGTTTAGCTCGTTATCAAAAACACTTGGTAAAGTTGCTGATGAAGAAGATGAGTCCAAACAATGTGAGCTGTTACGCAGTGTATTTGGAGATGATTTCCCTAAGTGTGCTTCGTCATCATCTGCATCGTCGGTTGCTAAAAAAACAGTGTATGCGTCCGCAGGCGCGGTAGGGACATCTCAGGGCGCATGA
- the mobH gene encoding MobH family relaxase has translation MKTGIHAKLRWLRRSDIPSGPVAAAMVPETRPGWMNPMSAESLLASPLRQQLMRIIWQRTSLSGALFTELYQIPVRRFAELVQQLPASEYHHHSHPGGLLDHTLEVMAFAAKLRQRHLLPAGAAPEDQAREAEAWTAGVIYAALLHDVGKIATDILVTTDDEQPWYPWQGVLSKPYRLKYHKKRDHQLHPVVGGLLATHILPITALNWLAQYQELYTSFLYCINGHYDRAGIMGELVQEADRASVAQFMGANASTALERPQPSLAKQMLTALRQLVQTQFKLSNPHSGSDGWLTEDALWLISKTTADRVRAWLLQQGVTSVPDSNVRLFDEMQAHGLIIPTSEDKAVWSCEIKADGGWAPGCPLTLLRLSPSRIWGTQEERPTLFAGQVIPDATAPQTSNLDENAEPEIALEIPVGQITGKGESLADLTLSLFAPALSDEEIINDFVSPIEEPMGGISLTQRTDITEEKLTGAEPRTTSRSVSGQGFVDWLREGIRTRKMMINESGAPVHMVAGRVFLVSPGIFKLYIQSTTGETGEQWKPVQRAFQRLSLHYYDNDGTNIFTCEVKGPRKTRRLKGYFLEKPEFIFGDVVPEDNPYLSMFVGT, from the coding sequence ATGAAAACAGGCATTCATGCAAAGCTGAGATGGCTCAGAAGATCAGATATTCCGTCTGGACCGGTTGCCGCAGCAATGGTACCGGAAACCAGACCAGGCTGGATGAATCCCATGTCGGCTGAGAGCCTGCTGGCAAGCCCATTACGGCAGCAACTGATGCGAATTATCTGGCAGCGAACCTCACTCTCCGGGGCGTTATTCACGGAGTTGTATCAGATCCCGGTCAGGCGATTTGCAGAACTGGTGCAGCAACTACCCGCTTCGGAATACCACCATCATTCCCATCCCGGTGGTCTACTGGACCACACTCTGGAAGTTATGGCGTTTGCCGCGAAATTACGTCAGCGCCATCTTCTCCCGGCAGGTGCTGCGCCTGAAGATCAGGCCCGAGAAGCGGAGGCGTGGACGGCGGGGGTTATCTACGCGGCATTACTGCATGATGTCGGGAAGATAGCCACAGATATCTTGGTGACGACGGATGATGAGCAGCCCTGGTATCCGTGGCAAGGAGTACTTAGTAAACCGTACCGATTGAAGTACCACAAGAAACGTGATCATCAGCTTCATCCGGTAGTTGGGGGATTACTGGCAACTCATATTCTGCCCATTACTGCTCTTAATTGGCTGGCACAGTATCAGGAGTTATACACGTCATTTTTATATTGTATCAACGGGCATTACGACCGGGCGGGTATTATGGGCGAACTGGTACAGGAAGCAGATCGAGCATCGGTGGCTCAGTTTATGGGGGCGAATGCCAGCACCGCACTGGAACGTCCGCAACCGTCGCTAGCGAAGCAGATGCTGACGGCTTTGCGTCAACTGGTACAGACTCAGTTTAAACTAAGTAATCCCCATTCAGGCTCAGACGGCTGGCTGACTGAAGATGCCCTGTGGCTTATCAGTAAAACTACTGCTGACAGGGTTCGGGCCTGGCTGCTACAACAGGGGGTGACCAGCGTGCCTGATAGCAATGTTCGGCTGTTTGATGAAATGCAGGCGCATGGGCTGATTATCCCGACGTCGGAAGATAAGGCTGTCTGGTCATGTGAGATTAAAGCTGACGGTGGCTGGGCGCCGGGCTGCCCGTTAACGTTACTGCGATTATCGCCGTCACGAATTTGGGGGACGCAGGAGGAGCGGCCGACACTGTTTGCTGGTCAGGTTATTCCAGACGCGACAGCGCCGCAAACTTCCAACCTGGATGAAAACGCCGAACCAGAGATAGCATTAGAGATTCCCGTTGGACAGATTACCGGAAAAGGGGAATCTCTGGCAGATTTGACACTTTCTCTATTTGCACCTGCACTATCGGATGAGGAAATTATCAATGACTTTGTCTCGCCGATAGAAGAGCCGATGGGCGGAATTTCTCTGACTCAGCGAACAGACATCACTGAAGAAAAGTTGACTGGTGCGGAGCCAAGGACTACTAGCCGTTCCGTATCAGGCCAGGGGTTTGTCGACTGGTTGCGGGAAGGTATTCGGACCCGGAAGATGATGATTAATGAATCCGGTGCGCCAGTTCATATGGTTGCCGGTAGGGTATTCCTGGTCTCACCGGGAATTTTTAAGCTGTATATCCAGTCCACGACGGGAGAGACTGGAGAACAGTGGAAACCTGTTCAGAGGGCGTTTCAGCGACTGTCACTTCACTATTACGACAATGATGGTACAAATATTTTTACCTGTGAAGTGAAGGGGCCCCGTAAAACACGGCGGCTGAAAGGGTACTTTCTGGAAAAACCAGAGTTTATTTTTGGTGATGTTGTTCCGGAGGATAACCCATATTTATCTATGTTTGTTGGAACCTAA
- a CDS encoding conjugal transfer protein TraG N-terminal domain-containing protein, which translates to MTTYSYLEYALTLLGWLISNGIWDTITATGLFALPLLMKLLSLWLKAREQGADEGDAGGLTLAWMENTIYVALLVIMFTCVPLLNIDITQMKYNTDRSKQCNFTMPVAPEQSGYAPLVSDISGQTAAVPVWWYLIHAVSKGMVSAATATLPCKPDLRQLRFEVQHTRISDPVLGQELRDFVMECYSPSLSRLKQRGGELTLGESLDVAWPGSSRFMTQVGYYDTDHARSPRSAWPYDSNRDAGLVNTGNGGYPTCKQWWSDADVGLKPRLLAQVKPDVWQSFKKMAYSKENYEEAVLRALISPRNMTVSQDGLVYRGYGGNVDPTLTNSLARTGAALGHSLASLAAFPAFDSLRQALPMVQAILLMVLVICIPLVTVFSAYSIKTVLTLTFAQFGLMFLTFWWELARWLDGWMLTLLYDGDAHSSWNLAGIQNTQDDLIMQFVMGTMFIVLPAFWMGALGWAGVQLGGVIERAAITGSADANKSGGRMGDVIARKVGR; encoded by the coding sequence ATGACGACATACAGCTACCTGGAGTATGCCCTGACGCTGCTGGGCTGGCTTATCAGTAACGGAATATGGGACACCATTACGGCGACGGGGTTGTTTGCGCTGCCGCTGCTGATGAAACTGTTATCCCTCTGGCTGAAAGCGCGGGAACAGGGTGCCGATGAAGGTGATGCGGGCGGGCTGACGCTGGCTTGGATGGAGAATACGATTTATGTGGCGCTACTGGTCATTATGTTTACCTGCGTTCCGTTGCTGAATATCGATATCACGCAAATGAAGTACAACACCGACCGCTCGAAACAGTGCAATTTCACCATGCCTGTCGCGCCGGAGCAGTCAGGTTATGCGCCACTGGTGAGTGATATTTCCGGTCAGACGGCGGCGGTGCCGGTGTGGTGGTATCTGATCCATGCTGTATCCAAAGGGATGGTCAGCGCTGCCACTGCCACGCTGCCGTGTAAACCGGACCTGCGACAACTCAGGTTTGAAGTGCAGCATACCCGCATCAGCGACCCGGTGTTAGGGCAGGAACTGCGTGATTTTGTAATGGAGTGCTATTCCCCATCACTTTCACGGCTGAAGCAGCGCGGTGGTGAACTTACCCTGGGCGAAAGTCTGGATGTGGCCTGGCCGGGTTCCTCGCGATTTATGACGCAGGTAGGGTATTACGATACTGACCATGCCCGTTCGCCACGAAGCGCCTGGCCGTATGACAGTAATCGGGATGCAGGACTGGTGAATACGGGAAATGGTGGCTACCCGACCTGCAAACAGTGGTGGTCTGATGCGGATGTGGGACTGAAACCCCGACTGCTGGCACAGGTTAAGCCGGATGTCTGGCAGTCATTTAAGAAAATGGCTTACAGCAAGGAAAACTATGAAGAGGCGGTACTGCGAGCGCTGATCAGTCCGCGCAATATGACGGTATCGCAGGACGGGCTGGTGTATAGGGGCTATGGCGGTAACGTTGACCCGACTCTGACCAATAGTCTTGCCAGAACGGGGGCGGCGTTGGGCCATTCGCTGGCATCACTGGCGGCGTTTCCGGCTTTTGATTCACTACGTCAGGCATTACCAATGGTGCAGGCTATTCTGTTAATGGTGTTGGTGATTTGCATCCCCCTGGTGACGGTGTTCTCTGCCTACAGCATCAAAACGGTGCTGACGCTGACGTTCGCGCAGTTCGGTCTGATGTTCCTGACTTTCTGGTGGGAGCTGGCTCGTTGGCTGGACGGTTGGATGCTGACGTTATTGTACGATGGCGATGCCCACAGTTCATGGAATCTGGCCGGGATACAGAATACCCAGGACGATTTGATTATGCAGTTTGTGATGGGAACGATGTTTATCGTGCTCCCTGCATTCTGGATGGGGGCGCTGGGATGGGCTGGAGTTCAACTGGGAGGGGTGATCGAACGGGCTGCTATTACAGGATCAGCCGACGCCAATAAATCAGGTGGAAGGATGGGTGATGTTATCGCACGGAAAGTAGGAAGATAA
- a CDS encoding ParA family protein, whose amino-acid sequence MIISFISQKGGVSRSTLARATAVEFARSGKKVHLADLDSQQQTSAKWSERRDNAGIYPAVETGVYRRHDVALKAASNYQFLIVDTRPFVDISSLDISRQSNLVVIATGTSLDDLEPSLLLGRELVHKGIPHSRLFYVVGKAPSQAEGRSAIQTISAWQFACATSFLMFKPGYSIALDAGYSITETPWKTLNQQARNVINEIGTRVSSRP is encoded by the coding sequence ATGATTATCAGCTTCATCAGCCAGAAAGGCGGTGTCAGCCGCTCCACTCTCGCCCGTGCGACTGCCGTTGAATTTGCCCGTTCCGGCAAAAAAGTGCATCTGGCAGACCTCGACAGCCAGCAACAGACTTCCGCAAAGTGGTCGGAACGTCGCGATAACGCAGGGATTTATCCTGCTGTAGAAACGGGGGTTTATCGCCGACATGATGTGGCACTCAAAGCCGCCAGCAATTACCAGTTCCTGATTGTTGATACCCGACCGTTTGTCGATATTTCCTCTCTTGATATTTCCCGTCAGTCAAATCTTGTGGTGATTGCTACCGGAACCTCACTCGACGATCTGGAACCCTCACTGCTGCTGGGGCGTGAGCTGGTGCATAAAGGGATTCCCCATAGTCGCCTGTTCTATGTGGTCGGTAAAGCGCCGAGTCAGGCCGAAGGTCGCAGCGCCATTCAGACGATTTCCGCCTGGCAGTTTGCCTGCGCCACGTCGTTCCTTATGTTCAAACCGGGCTACAGTATTGCGCTGGATGCCGGATATTCTATTACTGAAACGCCCTGGAAAACGCTTAATCAGCAGGCCAGAAATGTCATCAACGAAATTGGCACTCGCGTCAGTAGCCGTCCCTGA
- a CDS encoding Mov34/MPN/PAD-1 family protein has translation MNNSESITIDTTNFRINIPKTVSDTWLSYRQSRSTAPEAFGVLIGNKDLGVEHYHLVEVTVPQNGDRCSRLSFTLQDPEHQRRVDHLHQSSSGQLIYLGTWHTHPEKVPHASYTDIRDWKECNSRNKERQLFFVIIGTEQNALYYFLEGNLLRQEF, from the coding sequence ATGAATAATTCTGAATCAATTACTATTGACACTACAAACTTCAGGATTAACATCCCAAAGACAGTGAGTGATACCTGGCTAAGTTACCGGCAAAGTCGCTCAACGGCCCCCGAAGCATTTGGTGTCCTCATTGGTAATAAAGATCTTGGAGTGGAACATTATCACTTAGTCGAAGTTACCGTTCCTCAGAATGGGGATCGATGTTCCAGATTGAGTTTTACGCTTCAAGATCCTGAACATCAACGCAGAGTTGATCATCTGCATCAAAGCTCCAGCGGTCAATTGATCTATCTTGGTACATGGCATACTCACCCGGAAAAAGTACCCCATGCTTCATACACAGACATTAGGGACTGGAAAGAGTGCAATTCACGGAATAAAGAGAGGCAACTTTTTTTCGTAATAATTGGAACAGAACAAAATGCATTATATTATTTCTTAGAGGGAAATCTTCTACGGCAAGAGTTCTAA
- a CDS encoding JAB domain-containing protein, with amino-acid sequence MSEITLQYTTSQATKELVERALRAIKSDFMAAESEPGIVSPAMFVDYLRLQLSDHEREHFCVIFLDNQNRIIEAEIIFSGTLDHVSIHPRIIARKALLRNAAAVLLAHNHPSGEVNPSQTDKTVTEHIVKCLSMLDIKTLDHMIVSPGENHYSFAEHGLL; translated from the coding sequence ATGTCCGAAATTACACTGCAATACACAACTTCTCAAGCAACAAAAGAACTGGTTGAACGCGCCCTCAGAGCGATAAAAAGTGATTTTATGGCAGCAGAGTCGGAACCAGGAATTGTGAGTCCGGCAATGTTTGTTGATTATCTGCGTCTGCAGTTAAGCGATCATGAACGGGAGCATTTCTGCGTAATATTCCTCGATAATCAGAACCGGATTATTGAAGCTGAAATTATATTCAGCGGCACGCTGGATCATGTAAGCATTCATCCCCGTATTATTGCTCGCAAAGCATTGCTGCGAAATGCTGCGGCAGTTCTTCTGGCCCACAATCACCCATCAGGTGAAGTTAATCCCAGTCAGACAGATAAAACGGTGACAGAGCATATCGTGAAATGTCTTTCTATGCTGGATATTAAAACGCTGGACCATATGATTGTCTCCCCTGGTGAGAATCATTATTCGTTCGCTGAACATGGTTTGTTGTGA
- a CDS encoding toxin-antitoxin system HicB family antitoxin, translating into MAKKPLKLSPVTPRPLEVTTTDHQTGETKPIQIRINPLLHREIKIAATEQGKTITAFLLECYQFWSRMNK; encoded by the coding sequence ATGGCAAAGAAACCACTGAAATTATCTCCCGTAACGCCCCGTCCGCTTGAAGTTACGACTACCGATCATCAAACCGGCGAAACAAAACCGATCCAGATCCGTATCAATCCGCTATTACATCGCGAAATCAAGATTGCAGCGACAGAGCAGGGTAAAACAATCACGGCATTCCTGCTGGAGTGCTATCAGTTCTGGAGCAGAATGAATAAATGA